The following are encoded together in the Hemicordylus capensis ecotype Gifberg chromosome 4, rHemCap1.1.pri, whole genome shotgun sequence genome:
- the LOC128323038 gene encoding oxidative stress-responsive serine-rich protein 1-like isoform X2: MLEIEENLQAAFKKLRVDAERSTALLPVNEATSPRALVRTTEETKVKNVCANKESWHWCVKKPLRGIVRTQRHRQSKSPILHPPKFIHCSPQTSSGSPPMHKSPSDTSESSPGLDVVAPKESAKNDQASHPLGNADQKQASAEHSGVSTVEISNKQPPNRPADVCLPTAILKATGFSDFHSVSEQNIGNLCMCTDEACQCKQWQDMKRYMFSGLQHSRQSASERPAHVQESTQSFPLRTSSSSLKSCSEQARAYVDDVTMEDLSGYMECFLYIPKKMSHMAEMMYT; encoded by the exons ATCCACTGCTTTGCTTCCTGTGAATGAGGCGACATCTCCAAGGGCTCTTGTTAGAACTACAGAAGAAACAAAAGTGAAGAATGTGTGTGCAAATAAAGAGAGCTGGCACTG GTGTGTAAAGAAACCTTTGCGAGGAATAGTGAGAACCCAGCGTCACCGCCAGTCAAAGTCTCCAATACTCCACCCTCCTAAATTCATCCACTGCAGTCCCCAAACGTCTTCTGGCAGCCCGCCCATGCATAAGAGCCCGAGTGACACTTCTGAAAGCAGCCCTGGTCTGGATGTGGTCGCCCCGAAGGAGTCCGCAAAGAATGACCAGGCCAGTCACCCTCTTGGCAATGCTGATCAAAAGCAAGCCAGTGCTGAGCATTCTGGGGTGTCTACTGTTGAAATATCCAACAAACAACCCCCCAACAGGCCTGCTGATGTCTGTCTTCCCACAGCAATTCTAAAGGCCACAGGTTTTTCTGACTTCCATTCTGTGTCTGAGCAAAATATAGGGAATCTGTGTATGTGCACAGATGAGGCCTGCCAATGTAAGCAATGGCAGGACATGAAACGATACATGTTTTCTGGCCTGCAACACTCTCGCCAATCAGCATCTGAAAGACCAGCACATGTGCAAGAGAGCACCCAATCTTTCCCATTAAGAACTTCTTCCAGCTCTCTCAAGTCTTGCTCTGAGCAAGCCAGGGCTTATGTGGATGATGTGACTATGGAAGACCTTTCAGGGTACATGGAGTGTTTCTTGTATATCCCTAAGAAAATGTCCCACATGGCAGAAATGATGTACACTTGA